One window of uncultured Methanoregula sp. genomic DNA carries:
- the albA gene encoding DNA-binding protein Alba: protein MQQLKENTVFVGNKPVMNYVLAVVTQFNNGAEQVAIKARGKAISRAVDTAEIALNRFLEGVSKKEIVTSTEVIDTDTGKTNVSSIEIILTNAK from the coding sequence ATGCAGCAGCTGAAAGAGAACACAGTATTCGTCGGCAATAAGCCGGTAATGAACTACGTACTTGCAGTAGTAACACAGTTTAACAATGGTGCGGAACAGGTGGCAATCAAGGCCCGGGGAAAAGCCATCTCCCGGGCAGTTGACACTGCTGAAATTGCATTGAACCGGTTCCTGGAAGGCGTTTCAAAAAAAGAGATCGTGACTTCGACCGAGGTTATCGATACCGATACCGGCAAGACCAATGTCTCTTCGATCGAGATCATCTTAACAAACGCAAAATAA
- a CDS encoding 30S ribosomal protein S17e, producing MGIKPSYIKSLGTELLSKQKEHFSNSFEENKQQLGKSAIIESKRVRNRVAGYITRKINTKRRS from the coding sequence ATGGGAATCAAACCGTCCTACATCAAAAGCCTTGGAACAGAACTTCTGAGCAAGCAGAAGGAGCACTTCTCAAACAGCTTCGAAGAGAACAAACAGCAGCTGGGCAAGTCCGCAATCATTGAAAGCAAGCGTGTCCGGAACCGCGTCGCCGGATACATTACAAGAAAAATAAATACCAAAAGACGCTCATAA
- a CDS encoding ArgE/DapE family deacylase translates to MHVSRICSDLIAIKSENPPGETAEVIEYIRAFLDGIGIRPEIFEAPGGNCNLVVEDPSSRLLLCGHVDVVPARDEGWTHPPFSGHIQDGVVWGRGATDMKGGCAAILSACETIVNQGCSLPASLAFVCDEETGGEMGIRYLLSRNALHPCDCVIAEPTPTHHPTIGQKGLCRLEMSFTGIPAHGSLYPAVGVSAIVEAMALIAYVKELSAATYPVDEHLIDIIEASSGVLSREFHIDGIRDVLRRLTFNPGVIRGGEKSNVVAQHCYLEMECRVPWGCSIPDLLAGIQEHAPRGTIVSQETHEPSFTDPSCPLVSIACNEIAQVYGGSVFPIVQWAASDARHLRRQGFRVIEYGPGEISTLHAVNERVTIEALEKASLIYQGIIKKYAEN, encoded by the coding sequence ATGCACGTAAGCCGGATCTGCTCCGATCTCATAGCAATAAAAAGTGAGAATCCCCCGGGAGAAACCGCGGAAGTCATCGAGTACATCCGGGCATTCCTGGACGGGATCGGGATCCGCCCGGAGATTTTTGAAGCCCCGGGGGGAAACTGCAATCTTGTAGTTGAAGATCCATCATCCCGCCTTCTCCTCTGCGGGCATGTCGATGTAGTCCCGGCCCGGGACGAAGGCTGGACGCACCCGCCATTCTCCGGCCATATCCAGGATGGCGTTGTCTGGGGTCGCGGGGCAACCGATATGAAAGGCGGATGTGCCGCGATCCTGTCGGCCTGTGAAACGATCGTAAACCAGGGATGTAGCCTGCCAGCCTCGCTTGCATTTGTCTGCGATGAAGAGACCGGGGGAGAGATGGGAATCCGGTACCTCCTTTCCAGGAACGCGTTGCATCCCTGTGACTGCGTGATAGCAGAACCAACCCCAACGCACCATCCCACGATCGGCCAGAAAGGGCTCTGCCGGCTTGAAATGAGTTTCACCGGGATCCCGGCACACGGCTCCCTCTACCCGGCAGTTGGTGTAAGTGCCATTGTCGAGGCAATGGCCTTAATCGCGTACGTGAAAGAACTGAGCGCGGCCACGTACCCGGTTGACGAACATCTCATAGACATCATTGAGGCCTCAAGCGGGGTGCTGAGCAGGGAATTCCACATTGATGGCATTCGCGACGTGCTCAGGAGACTGACATTCAATCCCGGCGTTATCCGGGGCGGGGAAAAGTCCAATGTCGTAGCCCAGCACTGCTACCTGGAAATGGAATGCCGGGTGCCGTGGGGCTGCAGCATCCCGGATCTTCTTGCCGGGATACAGGAACATGCACCACGGGGAACGATCGTCTCGCAGGAGACTCATGAACCGTCATTCACCGATCCCTCCTGCCCGCTCGTTTCCATTGCCTGCAACGAGATCGCGCAGGTATACGGCGGCAGCGTCTTTCCCATTGTCCAGTGGGCGGCAAGCGATGCCCGGCACCTGCGCCGCCAGGGATTTCGGGTTATCGAATACGGCCCCGGGGAGATCTCAACACTCCATGCCGTGAATGAGCGGGTCACCATCGAAGCACTGGAGAAAGCTTCGCTCATTTACCAGGGAATCATAAAAAAATATGCAGAAAATTAA
- the priL gene encoding DNA primase regulatory subunit PriL has product MEYSPSAKELSHFPFLKKAQDYIKKSFPPLDQLMKGEKGAFLVELATQRINQALSSKKTIDAFFPHRDSEEIASYVLARIIVSCIQDKQLYDRLTRYESERAYYFLNAEIGSENNKAWNEDAVLDNDGNSMISNYVAAEFEINLSKDKIPLADYVEIVSLLHEERFKLVNRRVHRGFVEIRKEEILELLRERIRVIIRRDLPYRVPKTLCQQLAPIAEKIKVEYQNRMLQQFGSIEESAFPPCMQALATALTSGTNLTHAGRFALTTFLHTIGMDVAGIAALYGRSPDFDIERTMYQVEHITGRGGSGTEYTTPACAAMRTTGICVHADKLCERVSHPLSYYKAKKKDVSKKNKGEQKPGQEMPGEGNPPAPST; this is encoded by the coding sequence ATGGAATATTCTCCATCAGCAAAGGAACTATCCCATTTTCCGTTTTTAAAAAAAGCCCAGGATTATATCAAGAAATCTTTTCCACCCCTTGATCAGTTAATGAAAGGGGAGAAAGGGGCTTTTTTGGTTGAACTTGCCACACAGCGCATCAACCAAGCATTGTCCTCCAAAAAAACGATTGATGCATTTTTCCCTCACCGAGATTCTGAGGAGATTGCAAGTTACGTCTTGGCGCGAATTATTGTATCGTGCATTCAGGACAAGCAATTATATGATCGCTTGACACGGTACGAATCCGAGCGCGCCTATTATTTCCTGAATGCGGAGATCGGTTCGGAAAACAACAAAGCGTGGAATGAGGATGCTGTTCTCGATAATGATGGAAACAGTATGATTTCAAATTACGTGGCAGCTGAATTCGAGATCAATCTTTCAAAGGACAAGATTCCACTTGCCGATTATGTAGAAATTGTTTCCCTGTTGCATGAAGAACGATTCAAACTCGTAAACCGCCGCGTTCACCGTGGATTTGTTGAGATCCGTAAAGAAGAAATTCTTGAATTGCTCCGGGAACGGATTCGGGTAATCATTCGGAGGGACTTGCCTTATCGTGTCCCCAAAACTCTCTGCCAACAGTTGGCTCCGATAGCAGAAAAGATCAAAGTCGAATACCAGAACCGAATGCTCCAGCAGTTCGGGTCGATCGAGGAGAGCGCATTTCCCCCGTGCATGCAGGCGCTTGCAACGGCCCTGACCTCCGGGACCAACCTGACCCATGCCGGGCGGTTTGCCCTCACGACCTTCCTGCACACCATTGGTATGGATGTTGCCGGTATTGCAGCGCTGTACGGGCGCTCTCCTGATTTCGATATCGAGAGAACAATGTACCAGGTGGAACATATTACCGGGCGGGGCGGTTCCGGCACGGAATATACGACCCCTGCCTGTGCAGCCATGCGGACCACCGGCATATGTGTCCATGCGGACAAGCTGTGCGAGAGGGTCAGTCATCCCTTAAGTTACTACAAGGCAAAAAAGAAGGACGTTTCTAAAAAGAACAAAGGGGAACAAAAACCCGGGCAGGAAATGCCTGGTGAAGGAAACCCCCCTGCCCCGTCTACGTGA
- a CDS encoding DUF373 family protein, translated as MTEGRTLVLSVDRDDDIGWKAKVESPCIGRAACLNAANTLALADPEDSDVNAIFSAIKIYDELTAKGEDTAVAVVAGNHLHMIEGDRKIAASLEQVIKETQATNCILVTDGAEDEYVIPIIQSKIPVSSIRRVIVNQMPNLEGTYYILKKLLDDPKISRMVFIPIGLAMLLYASAYLLGWPGAATIIVVGVIGCYLLYKGFGFDELFHGITDALRLSLSRGRFSFVTYTTTILLVIIGFTVGFINVLKYYSTDGSLGLVMYLMTFLYGSVEWLIVAGLVTSVGIIIDIYSNERENLGKVIVFPFFVTAIGLILYGASVYILSVSAVPDFPLTGDMASKYVLYATLGGIISAIAGVLIQLFVNKKMAELRKQEIIEVM; from the coding sequence ATGACAGAAGGGCGGACGTTAGTCCTCAGTGTCGACCGGGACGATGATATCGGATGGAAGGCGAAAGTCGAAAGTCCGTGTATCGGTCGTGCAGCCTGCCTGAATGCGGCAAATACGCTGGCACTTGCTGACCCTGAGGACTCTGATGTCAATGCCATTTTTTCTGCAATCAAGATTTACGATGAGCTGACGGCAAAAGGAGAGGATACTGCAGTCGCCGTAGTTGCCGGCAACCACCTGCACATGATCGAAGGCGACCGGAAAATAGCGGCATCCCTCGAACAGGTGATTAAAGAGACGCAGGCAACCAACTGCATCCTTGTGACCGACGGTGCTGAGGACGAATATGTCATTCCCATTATCCAGTCAAAGATACCGGTTTCGAGCATCCGGCGGGTGATCGTCAACCAGATGCCCAATCTTGAGGGGACATATTACATCCTCAAAAAACTTCTCGACGATCCAAAAATATCCCGGATGGTGTTCATCCCGATAGGTCTTGCAATGTTACTGTACGCAAGTGCATACCTGCTTGGCTGGCCCGGGGCTGCTACGATCATTGTCGTTGGCGTTATCGGGTGCTACCTCCTTTACAAGGGGTTCGGGTTTGACGAACTCTTTCATGGGATCACGGATGCACTCAGGTTATCCCTTTCCCGGGGAAGGTTCTCGTTTGTCACCTACACGACAACCATCCTGCTCGTCATCATCGGGTTCACCGTTGGTTTCATCAACGTGCTGAAGTATTATTCAACCGATGGGAGCCTTGGTCTCGTAATGTACCTGATGACCTTCCTCTACGGATCCGTGGAGTGGCTGATCGTCGCCGGTCTCGTGACATCTGTCGGCATCATCATCGACATCTACAGTAACGAGCGGGAGAACCTCGGGAAAGTAATCGTATTTCCCTTCTTCGTCACCGCGATCGGGCTGATCCTGTATGGAGCCAGCGTTTACATTCTGTCGGTAAGTGCAGTTCCGGATTTCCCCCTGACGGGGGATATGGCGTCAAAATATGTATTGTATGCAACGCTGGGCGGGATTATTTCAGCGATCGCCGGTGTTCTCATACAACTTTTCGTCAACAAGAAAATGGCAGAACTGCGCAAACAGGAAATTATCGAAGTAATGTAA
- a CDS encoding 4Fe-4S binding protein, protein MVAIVDTNKCTGCETCVSECPASAIAMENEKAKVDKDMCVDCQTCVDVCPAEAIHME, encoded by the coding sequence TTGGTTGCAATAGTTGACACCAATAAATGTACCGGATGCGAAACCTGCGTGAGCGAATGCCCGGCATCGGCAATCGCCATGGAGAACGAAAAGGCAAAAGTTGACAAGGATATGTGCGTAGACTGCCAGACCTGTGTTGATGTCTGCCCGGCAGAAGCTATCCATATGGAATAA
- the dapA gene encoding 4-hydroxy-tetrahydrodipicolinate synthase has translation MFEGVLPAIITPFKRNSAMSLDTPGLSRNIEFLLSCGIHGIVPCGSTGESATLSFEEHEKVVALTVDKVNGRIPVLAGTGSNNTAEAVRLTKAAKDIGADGVLVISPYYNKPNRSGLIKHYTKLADLDIPVVIYNVPGRTGQNLEPDLIAELAAHPNIVGVKEASGNIGQISRIIEETQDEDFVVISGDDNITLPIMALGGAGVISVAANVDPRGMVAMYDAMKQGDYQKALVKHFALSPLFRSMFIDTNPIPVKKAVELIGLAGGPVRLPLDELDAKKTEQLKSILSSLPKTRAGARPSPAVKKSAVKSAGKKPVAKRNTR, from the coding sequence ATGTTTGAAGGTGTCCTTCCAGCAATCATTACCCCTTTTAAAAGAAACTCCGCCATGAGCCTGGATACGCCAGGACTCAGTCGTAATATCGAGTTTCTTCTTTCCTGTGGCATCCACGGGATTGTGCCCTGCGGTTCGACCGGAGAGTCTGCGACCCTTTCGTTCGAGGAACACGAGAAGGTAGTTGCCCTGACCGTGGATAAGGTAAATGGCAGGATCCCGGTTCTTGCCGGTACAGGTTCCAACAATACGGCTGAAGCGGTACGGCTGACGAAGGCGGCGAAGGACATCGGTGCGGACGGGGTGCTTGTCATCAGTCCGTACTACAACAAGCCCAACCGGTCCGGTCTCATCAAGCACTATACGAAACTGGCCGATCTCGATATTCCCGTAGTGATATACAACGTCCCGGGCAGGACCGGCCAGAACCTCGAACCCGATCTCATTGCCGAGCTCGCAGCACACCCGAACATTGTCGGAGTCAAGGAAGCAAGCGGCAACATAGGCCAGATCTCGCGGATCATCGAAGAGACCCAGGACGAGGACTTCGTTGTTATCTCCGGTGACGACAACATCACCCTTCCCATCATGGCACTTGGCGGTGCCGGTGTCATCTCGGTGGCAGCAAATGTGGATCCCCGGGGTATGGTTGCCATGTACGATGCCATGAAGCAGGGCGATTACCAGAAAGCGCTTGTAAAACACTTCGCGCTCTCGCCCCTGTTCCGCTCCATGTTCATCGATACCAACCCGATACCTGTGAAAAAGGCAGTTGAACTTATCGGTCTTGCAGGTGGCCCGGTTCGGCTCCCGCTCGATGAACTCGATGCGAAAAAGACCGAGCAGCTCAAATCCATCCTCTCCTCCCTGCCAAAAACCCGGGCTGGAGCACGCCCGTCACCGGCAGTAAAAAAATCCGCAGTGAAATCCGCCGGAAAGAAACCCGTTGCAAAACGGAACACGCGGTGA
- the dapB gene encoding 4-hydroxy-tetrahydrodipicolinate reductase, which produces MIKVVVCGAHGRMGQTLGRMVNESADLELVGGINLRPGSFFGVDIVESKDAEQLLKRTKADVLIDFTIASAAVENARMAARNKVALVVGTTGLTPEQRSDLEKAIHGHVPAVVSSNFSVGVNIFWQLVREAGKLLNDYDIEVIEAHHRNKKDAPSGTAKTILQILDESAGSREKMYGREGMTERKNEIGVHVIRGGDIVGDHKVMFSKNYETIEVSHRAYDRSVFASGALQAARWVVGKKPGIYGMNDVLNLTKNT; this is translated from the coding sequence ATGATCAAAGTCGTCGTCTGTGGTGCACACGGCAGGATGGGCCAGACACTCGGGCGCATGGTGAATGAATCAGCGGATCTCGAACTGGTGGGGGGCATCAACCTCCGGCCCGGTTCGTTCTTTGGTGTTGATATTGTCGAATCAAAGGATGCAGAACAGCTCCTGAAACGTACGAAGGCTGATGTGCTGATCGATTTCACCATCGCCAGTGCTGCTGTTGAGAACGCAAGGATGGCCGCGCGCAACAAGGTGGCTCTTGTCGTCGGAACCACCGGGCTGACGCCCGAACAGCGATCCGATCTGGAGAAGGCGATCCACGGTCATGTTCCCGCGGTCGTCTCCAGCAATTTCTCCGTGGGGGTCAATATCTTCTGGCAACTGGTACGGGAAGCCGGAAAACTCCTGAACGATTACGATATCGAAGTGATCGAGGCTCACCACCGCAACAAGAAAGATGCGCCAAGCGGTACGGCCAAGACAATTCTCCAGATCCTTGACGAAAGTGCGGGCTCCCGCGAGAAGATGTACGGCCGTGAGGGTATGACCGAGCGGAAAAATGAGATTGGCGTTCATGTTATCCGCGGCGGGGATATCGTCGGGGACCACAAGGTCATGTTCTCAAAGAACTATGAGACAATCGAGGTCTCCCACCGGGCATATGACCGCTCGGTCTTTGCAAGCGGGGCACTGCAGGCAGCCCGCTGGGTTGTCGGAAAGAAGCCCGGCATTTATGGTATGAACGATGTCCTGAACCTGACAAAGAACACATAA
- the asd gene encoding aspartate-semialdehyde dehydrogenase — MINVGVLGATGAVGQRFVERLANHPWFNLTTLAASERSAGKPYGKIVKWRLDTPFPENIGKIKVVPTSPKAMKDVDLVFSALPAEIATDVETQFADAGIAVCSNASSHRMVPSIPLVVPEVNPEHLGLIDVQKDAGRDGFIVTNPNCSTIMMVMALAPLRTFKFTDVRVATMQAISGAGFEGVAAMAIYDNVIPYIGKEEEKMETEALKIMGTLKGKKVVNAPFKVSASCHRVPVIDGHTMAIWLDLKEPVEKLAKAYRDYKPPIKGLPTQPKESIHFFEEENDRPQPRLDRMRGDGMTVSVGRLREGIRFVAMGHNTIRGAAGASVMNAELIVKKKYL; from the coding sequence ATGATCAATGTTGGAGTGCTCGGTGCTACGGGCGCGGTTGGTCAGAGATTTGTTGAACGCTTGGCGAATCATCCCTGGTTCAACCTCACGACACTCGCCGCTTCCGAACGCAGTGCGGGAAAGCCCTATGGAAAAATTGTGAAATGGCGCCTTGATACGCCATTTCCGGAAAATATTGGAAAAATAAAAGTTGTTCCCACTTCGCCCAAGGCGATGAAGGATGTCGATCTTGTCTTCTCTGCACTTCCTGCCGAGATTGCAACGGATGTCGAGACCCAATTTGCCGATGCCGGTATTGCCGTCTGCAGTAACGCGAGTTCCCACCGGATGGTCCCCTCGATACCCCTGGTAGTGCCGGAAGTGAACCCGGAACACCTTGGTCTCATCGATGTCCAGAAGGATGCAGGACGTGACGGGTTCATCGTGACCAATCCGAACTGCTCCACCATCATGATGGTTATGGCACTTGCCCCCCTCCGTACCTTCAAATTTACCGATGTCAGGGTTGCAACCATGCAGGCTATATCGGGAGCCGGTTTTGAAGGCGTGGCAGCCATGGCGATCTACGACAACGTCATCCCCTATATCGGCAAGGAAGAGGAGAAGATGGAGACTGAGGCGCTCAAGATCATGGGCACCCTCAAAGGCAAAAAAGTGGTAAATGCCCCCTTTAAGGTAAGTGCCAGCTGCCACCGGGTTCCGGTCATTGACGGTCATACGATGGCAATCTGGCTCGATCTCAAGGAACCGGTAGAAAAACTTGCAAAAGCATACCGGGATTACAAACCCCCGATTAAAGGTCTCCCCACCCAGCCCAAGGAATCCATCCATTTCTTCGAGGAGGAGAACGACCGGCCCCAGCCTCGTCTCGACCGGATGCGGGGAGACGGGATGACGGTATCGGTTGGACGCCTGCGGGAAGGCATACGCTTCGTGGCCATGGGCCATAATACCATTCGCGGAGCTGCAGGCGCAAGTGTAATGAACGCAGAACTGATCGTCAAAAAGAAGTACCTCTGA
- a CDS encoding DNA polymerase sliding clamp: MLKATIDADIFREAIDAISALIPECRLHTDESGLSTRGVDTANVAMIALTLKKEAFDSYKATTSQLGIDITKMKNIFGMAGKGDLISLELADNAQKVSVSVHGYHYSITLLDTNTIRKDPNPPTINLPGKIVIKGDDLNNAMKAAAVISDKIALGINPKDQTFYLVAEGDTDHIRREFSKDELISIAPAEARSLFSLDYLKDMGKVMSKADQVEIYLGIDHPVRFSFDIAGGNGHVEYLLAPRIEAD, translated from the coding sequence ATGTTAAAAGCAACGATTGATGCAGATATTTTCAGGGAAGCTATCGATGCAATATCGGCTCTCATCCCCGAGTGCCGGCTGCATACGGACGAATCCGGCCTCTCCACGCGGGGCGTTGATACGGCAAATGTGGCGATGATTGCCCTCACGCTCAAGAAGGAGGCATTCGACTCGTACAAGGCAACCACGAGCCAGCTGGGTATTGACATTACCAAGATGAAAAACATCTTCGGCATGGCAGGGAAAGGCGATCTCATCAGCCTTGAACTGGCCGACAATGCCCAGAAGGTATCGGTATCCGTGCACGGCTACCACTACTCCATCACGCTCCTTGATACAAACACGATCAGAAAAGATCCCAACCCGCCCACCATCAACCTCCCGGGCAAGATCGTCATCAAGGGCGATGACCTCAATAATGCGATGAAGGCCGCCGCCGTTATTTCCGACAAGATCGCCCTTGGGATCAATCCCAAGGACCAGACCTTCTACCTTGTTGCAGAAGGTGACACCGATCACATACGGCGCGAATTCTCCAAAGACGAACTTATCTCGATCGCCCCTGCTGAGGCCCGGTCGCTCTTCTCGCTCGATTATCTCAAGGATATGGGCAAAGTCATGAGCAAGGCGGACCAGGTCGAGATCTATCTCGGCATCGACCACCCGGTCCGGTTCTCGTTCGACATTGCCGGCGGGAACGGCCATGTCGAGTACCTCCTTGCCCCCCGGATTGAGGCTGACTGA
- a CDS encoding RlmE family RNA methyltransferase, translating to MGSQWGYDKTYMRAKHEGYRSRAAYKLIEIQNKFEIIRPDDNVIDLGAAPGSWLQVLRTMTQARVLGIDLNPIADLEGVETIVGDLTDPEVQELARSALEIVNVVVCDAAPKLSGHRSYDQARIIELNEKALDFAVKMIKPGGNFIVKSFQGTDFPELYNDVKKHFYSVKTCMTKSTRKGSTELYIVAKNFSG from the coding sequence ATGGGTTCACAATGGGGTTACGATAAAACATACATGCGGGCAAAACACGAGGGGTACCGCTCGCGTGCCGCATACAAGCTGATCGAGATCCAGAACAAGTTCGAGATCATCCGTCCCGATGACAATGTTATCGATCTCGGGGCAGCACCCGGCAGCTGGCTCCAGGTTCTGCGTACTATGACTCAGGCACGCGTTCTTGGTATCGATCTCAATCCAATAGCAGATCTCGAAGGCGTAGAGACGATCGTTGGCGACCTGACCGATCCCGAGGTCCAGGAGCTGGCCCGGTCTGCGCTTGAGATTGTCAACGTGGTTGTCTGCGATGCAGCCCCCAAGCTCTCCGGGCACCGGAGTTACGACCAGGCGCGGATCATCGAGCTCAATGAAAAGGCGCTCGACTTTGCCGTAAAAATGATCAAACCCGGTGGCAATTTCATAGTAAAATCCTTCCAGGGAACGGATTTCCCCGAACTGTACAATGATGTCAAGAAACATTTCTACTCGGTAAAAACCTGCATGACCAAGTCGACCCGCAAGGGAAGCACGGAACTCTACATAGTTGCGAAAAATTTCTCGGGCTGA
- a CDS encoding thiamine-phosphate synthase family protein, whose amino-acid sequence MNNPAQERTNVLESLESAKRQLEKSLHADLIPPEGMSFGYAIRGARDSGGVAAIEGRIPRPSKGNAPAGGICSFGADEEIARIILTAMKFDPGMRSAACLAYSPRAKVVLCDDLFLEPASCDGSGQPGISTMDWGIASCCRKGVPDVILWRERDISGSRILIFGEEPVDVLNNIIICSNRI is encoded by the coding sequence GTGAACAACCCTGCACAGGAACGCACAAATGTGCTCGAAAGCCTTGAGAGCGCAAAGAGGCAGCTGGAGAAAAGCCTGCATGCAGACCTCATTCCCCCGGAAGGGATGTCATTTGGCTATGCTATACGGGGGGCGAGGGATAGCGGGGGAGTTGCAGCGATTGAGGGGCGGATCCCCCGTCCATCCAAAGGAAATGCCCCCGCGGGAGGAATCTGTTCCTTTGGTGCAGACGAAGAGATCGCCCGGATCATCCTGACCGCAATGAAATTTGATCCCGGGATGCGCAGCGCTGCCTGTCTTGCGTACTCGCCCCGGGCAAAGGTCGTATTGTGCGATGACCTGTTCCTTGAACCGGCTTCCTGCGATGGATCCGGCCAGCCCGGGATAAGTACGATGGACTGGGGGATCGCGTCCTGCTGCAGGAAGGGAGTCCCCGACGTAATACTCTGGCGGGAACGGGATATATCCGGCTCCCGGATCCTCATTTTCGGTGAGGAGCCGGTCGACGTTCTTAACAATATCATTATCTGCTCAAACCGCATTTAA
- a CDS encoding phosphoserine phosphatase, translated as MLNDLMEKRKKVLAESEEHKNRRNELNANASKFARERNTLNNQTREYVEDAQKNKDLRDKSNQEVLDLKAQRNDFNDKANVLFEDIESFKKEHGTLKNRGIKELQKQIEFMEYRQQTEVFTTDKERELIEKIKQMKGQVREQEAELEQNKEMRTKITEARDFRKEASDLHAKVTEVAELAQKHHDLMVESYRKADKSREAADAAHKSFVEAQEAADAEHKAFIACQKELRDYDKVISGLRKKTKKVKVTKEQKAVRKEAESLFKNFRAGEKLTTDDILLLQRSKLI; from the coding sequence ATGTTGAATGACCTGATGGAAAAAAGAAAGAAAGTACTTGCCGAGTCTGAAGAACACAAAAACCGCCGCAACGAGCTCAACGCCAATGCAAGCAAGTTCGCCCGCGAGCGCAATACCTTAAACAACCAGACCCGCGAGTACGTGGAAGATGCGCAGAAGAACAAGGATCTCCGGGACAAGTCCAACCAGGAGGTTCTTGATCTCAAGGCCCAGAGAAACGATTTCAATGACAAGGCAAATGTCCTCTTTGAAGACATCGAGTCCTTCAAAAAGGAACACGGTACCCTGAAGAACCGGGGGATCAAGGAACTCCAGAAACAGATCGAGTTTATGGAGTACCGCCAGCAGACCGAAGTCTTCACAACAGACAAGGAACGCGAGCTCATTGAAAAGATCAAGCAGATGAAGGGGCAGGTCCGCGAACAGGAGGCCGAGCTTGAACAGAACAAGGAGATGCGGACAAAGATCACAGAGGCACGCGATTTTCGTAAGGAAGCCTCCGATCTCCATGCAAAAGTAACGGAAGTTGCCGAACTTGCCCAGAAGCACCACGACCTCATGGTCGAATCTTACCGCAAGGCAGACAAGTCCCGCGAAGCTGCTGACGCCGCCCACAAGAGCTTTGTCGAAGCTCAGGAAGCAGCGGATGCCGAGCACAAGGCCTTCATCGCCTGCCAGAAAGAACTCCGTGATTATGACAAAGTCATCTCCGGCCTGCGCAAGAAGACCAAGAAGGTCAAAGTAACAAAGGAGCAGAAGGCAGTAAGGAAAGAAGCTGAGAGTCTCTTCAAGAATTTCCGTGCAGGAGAGAAACTCACTACCGACGATATTTTACTCCTCCAGCGCTCAAAACTCATCTGA
- the moaA gene encoding GTP 3',8-cyclase MoaA: MVLKDAFNRPVSNIRISLTKQCNLSCIYCHREGETAPKDPISAAEIAEILRVAAHFEIRSVKFTGGEPLLRPDLLEIVRSVPAGMESSLTTNGTLLAGVASDLRKAGMRRVNVSLDSLNPETYKKITGIDRLSDVLDGISAALDAGLTPIKINMVVLEGINDNEIDDFLAYVRGNRNLVLQIIELMNFNNCDHHGDLNGLEGSLAARSKQIVTRRMHHRKKYCLDGAEVEVVRPLHNTEFCAFCNRLRVTSDGTLKPCLLRSDNHIDIRGKSGKELEDFFVKAVSLREPFYK; encoded by the coding sequence ATGGTCCTCAAAGACGCTTTCAACCGCCCGGTGAGCAATATCCGGATCAGCCTCACCAAGCAGTGCAATCTTTCCTGCATCTACTGCCACCGGGAAGGGGAGACTGCGCCAAAGGACCCGATATCGGCCGCAGAGATTGCAGAGATCCTGCGGGTTGCAGCGCACTTTGAAATCCGGAGCGTCAAATTCACCGGGGGAGAGCCGCTGCTCCGGCCGGATCTCCTGGAGATCGTCCGGTCGGTTCCCGCAGGCATGGAGTCATCGCTTACCACCAACGGAACGCTCCTGGCCGGCGTTGCATCGGATCTCCGGAAAGCCGGGATGCGCAGGGTCAATGTCAGCCTGGACAGCCTGAATCCCGAAACCTACAAAAAGATCACCGGTATTGACCGGCTTTCCGATGTCCTTGACGGGATATCCGCGGCCCTGGATGCCGGCCTCACCCCGATCAAGATCAACATGGTAGTGCTTGAGGGGATCAACGACAACGAGATCGATGATTTTCTTGCGTACGTCCGGGGCAACCGCAACCTCGTTCTCCAGATCATCGAACTGATGAACTTCAACAACTGCGATCATCACGGGGATCTCAATGGCCTGGAAGGATCCCTTGCTGCCCGGTCGAAACAGATCGTGACAAGACGGATGCACCACCGGAAAAAATACTGTCTTGACGGAGCCGAAGTGGAAGTTGTCCGCCCGCTCCACAACACTGAATTCTGCGCATTCTGTAACCGTCTCAGAGTAACTTCTGATGGCACCCTCAAGCCCTGCCTGCTCCGGTCGGACAACCACATCGATATCCGGGGAAAGAGCGGCAAAGAGCTCGAGGACTTTTTTGTAAAAGCCGTTTCCCTGCGCGAACCATTTTACAAGTAA